The Girardinichthys multiradiatus isolate DD_20200921_A chromosome 7, DD_fGirMul_XY1, whole genome shotgun sequence region tatgacacacaaagtagtgcatatttatTTTGTGGAAACGATGCTTTTCAAAGTTGTTAAGTTAAAACGTAGGCCTTACGCAAGGACTTAGTCGTTCCTGAGTAAATATTTTGAAGAACCACTTttttgcagttacagctgcatgtctttaggggtatctctaccagctttgcacatctagagattaCATTTTTACCCTGTCTTCTTTTTAAAACGATTCACTCATTCCCAGTTGAATTTAGGAGACGAGTCTAACAGATCTATTCTAAAACAATTATCTTAACTACCACATTTTTGCTCATGCTGTATGTTAAAACTTTTTCTGCTGGAAGACTAATCTCCCCAGTCTCagatcttctgcagcctctaacaggttttctttcaggaatgCCTTGtatgtagctccatccatcttcccatcatctctgGCCAGTTTCCCTGTCAAGAATAggattcccacagcatgatgatgccaccacaATGACTACTACTTAGGTGATTTATTTAAGGAATTTGATTGCACTGGGGTTTATTTAGGAGGATCAGTGTAAAGATGTCTGAATACAACAGCACACCACATTTTGTAGATttccatttattaaaaaaatgaaaacgatgtataattttccttgtACTTAATTATGCACTGCTCCTATGTTGGTCTTAtgcttaaaattaaaataacatacaTTGAAGTCTGTAGTTGTGACAAAATATAGATATAGTTCAAAGGATATATGAATATCAATTAGTTTTAAATAACATCTATAACTGACTTCTACACGTGGATTCTTACTATGGAAACCAAGACGTAGCAAAATAAATAAGAGCAGCAAGAGTATCTTTACCACGTCTAACGCCTGCTAAATCCAAACCTGACGATTAGTTCACGATGCTCCTCAGTTGTTTCATCATTAGAGTCTTTAGAGTTAAACACAATGTCAAACTATTATTACAGTGATGGAAGCCATCATTGTAAATAGGCAGACTGTACATTAAATGATGGCCATTATAAACCAGGATTACCCTCAGCTTCATTCAGATATCACTCACTCAGGTTGACAGTACTCTTAATTTTTTGGACCCAATGAGAtactaaaatatttgttttgcagtgTTGAATATAAGTTCCAATACTGTAAAATGATCAACTATGATCCATTTAAGGAAATAATTTCAATGATTTACTTAAAGACTGGATGCCTCCATATATATAAACATCCTTGAAGTCTGCTTAAAAgaattttttaaaacacttcaGTAAATATATTTGTCAAAGCAACTGACGTATATATTTCTGTCATGTAATGTCATAGGGtattaatgtaaatattttgtcttttgtctgTATTACTACTGGCACGTGAAGATTTTACAaacattgtaattttttttatcctgaCAACTTTGtacttcaaaaaaataaagtgaaattcactcacagtttttgaacatTTGTGTCTGGAGTTcctttttttcacaatattacTGATTGCTGGAATTTCTAATTTTGTGTTGAAACATACATTGACATCCCACTTCACAAACAATCCTGTTCTTGGTCAGGCGATGGGGACTCTGGTTCCCTTCTCCGCCTGCCAGTGCAGCAGAGGACAGGTTATTACCAAATCACTAAGTCAATACTTAAATCTGAAGGCAAGTTAGAGACCAGATAACcttacatgcatgtttttgttttgttgttttacttGGGGGTATGCCTACTGTAGAGACCAAGAGCAGTGAAGTTAAACATTAGGAGTTTTTGCTATTCTTATAGGCTTATAGGCTTCTTACAAACAGAATACTTTATTAATACCTTGAGGAAATTATGTTGTTACTGACGCTCAGCTTAAGTGTACATCTGAAATATAGAAAACATTAAGTtgaaagaataataaaatacaatgaacatATCAATCTGTAAAAAACAACTATAAACAAGGGGCTCTGATCGGATTAAAGTAGAAACAACATTGGGTTAAATAAGTATATAGAAACATCGAGGTAAACTACAAAAGATATCtttatttattgtctttttCACAATGCTCTTCCGTTTAGTGTCGTTTTGTTGGAAAAGCAAATGTTTGCAGcgaatttgcttttattgtgaaggaAGCGGACCGGAAGTGTACCAGTTGATGTCGCCTGTTTTGAATATCCAGGCGAGCCAAGATGGCAGAGTACCTGGCATCCATTTTCGGGACAGAGAAAGATAAGTAAGTCAATAATCGTTTGTTGCTTAACTACTGCGGATTTTCATCGTCAGTTATCTTTTAATATTGCTCAGAATAGCGATGCAAAACTCACTCAGTTCCGTTTGAAAAGCCGTAGCATTACATTAGCCGTGGCATGCTAGTGCTAGCATGCTAACTGTCGTTCAGAAAATGTCGCAACGCGACAGTTAGCTTTCACTCTGAATGAGATGGTAAATTAAAATTGGTGCTTACAAATTATATTCAgtcatttaataatttaaaccatttaatttaactttattacTAGTTCACACCAAACTACCAGCTGCCGTTGAGCTAGCCTCAAACAGTTCTTTGTtgtagcagaaaaaaaaacgtgATGCTCATggttaatttttaataaatgaaactatCCTTCCCAAATTATTTTACGCATCCTGAAACACGTTTATTCTAATTATCATCCCTATTTGTAATTAACTGTCTAATATATATAAACCAAAAATATCGGAAAGTCTTCATCCAGCTCTTGATGGCAAAAATAAATCTCTAAAGTGTAAAGATCGGAAATAAACGTCCTAGATGACTAAATTGTTTGCGTTTTGGTTACTCTGGCTCAAAGAGACTGAGGAAGCAAAGATGGATAAATAAATTAGTTATCTAATTTTTACATCTTTGTATTTACAGTTAGTAATTTGTGTAAAACCGGTATTTATTTTAAGTCAAAAATAATGTGTTCAAGGAAATGGTATTTCACTAAGCATGACTGCTGTAAAGCTCTCAGCCTTAGAAAGTTTAACGGAGTTAACATCCTATGAAAGAAAATTGTGACAGACTCCATGTAAACCAGTGGTCTTTGTTTCCACACACCTGATTTAAACAAGTAGATTACTGGCAGGTTTCTGTTGACTCTGATGGCACTTTATCCTATaacaaagatataaaaaaaaaaggtctcaCAAATAATCTCTTAAAAGTATCAATCCGAACGTTGTGACTTACTAAAACCATCTGTAACAGCAAttgttgtttcaaacattatcTTTGATTGATCTGATATTTTATGCCAAGTTTAGTCATTTCATGCAGAAGTAATGCTGAATACAATGTAATAGTTAAATGTATTATCTACTTTTACTGTTATACCAATCACCTAGAAATAATAGTATTATCtagaaaaggaaacatttattACTGCAAAGCTCGAGCAGGTAGAGGCAGTGTTTAACTTTAAATTGCATACTCTTAGAGTTAGCATCTTCGTGGAAGAAAGATACAAGTAGTTAAACCTGCTGTCCTGCGATAAAGTCTTCACTGAATATCAATTTTTaatttgtgttgtttgtgttttgtagaCCTCCTGCTGTCTTTATTTGACTTCATTGTTGTTGCCTCTTATTTTTTCTGCAGAGTCAATTgctctttttactttaaaattggTGCCTGCCGACATGGAGACCGCTGCTCCAGATTACACAACAAGCCAACATTTAGCCAGGTAAAAAAAAGTCAGCCTTACTGACATTCCTATAGATACAGGGTATGTAGCTGGGACACTTGTAACAGAAAATACAATATTCCAATGGCAAATGATGCATAACCGTGGACAATAAATCTAACAGTAAAAGATTATGTGGGGATATCCCAATAAAAGCACACGCACTCCATGAAGGAGGTGAAACGGTCCCGTTTCTTCTTTTCTGTACAATGATTTTTACTTCATAACATTACATAGTTGGATTTAGCTCTAAAAGACATCGCTGCAGTACATTGTTTGCTTTCCAGTTATTTGCTAATAAATGCAGTGATTAACTTCATATTTTCAGTGTCAGAGATAAATGTACTGAACAGAAGATGTTGCATTTCATGCTATTATTTAtagtttataaaacaacatgCATTTTTCTCTTAGTAATTTACAACAGGTATTACATTTCTGTTGGATTTCAGTGCAGGCAGAAATGTTCTGAACATAGTTTTACATCAGCttatagtattttttttattgcagagaAAGTAAGTGACTCAATAGGTGAAGAGTTTACAGGTCAGAGCCAGCCTGAAACACAAGCTGCGCATCTTCCTGACCGAACCAAATTTTGATGAAGATGCTGTATGAGATTTAGTGTCAAATAATAGCACCAGTAGTTGTAAATCTACTATTGCTATCTGCTGTACTTGGCAATTAAATTGTAAGTGGAGGCACTGTGCAGTCAGTGGCTGCACTTTTAATGTCAGTAATGAAGAACataatttaaattagtttttagctgctccttcaatccttctgtATTTGCATTTCTGATAATTTATTCTGCATTTGGTTCCATGATGCTTGGCTTTAATTGTTcaaatatgatttttgtttttcagacaaTTGCCCTGCTGAATATTTACAGGAACCCTCAGAACAGCGCTCAGTCTCTGGATGGTCTGACCtgtaagtaaaaaacaaaaggcagaAACAGTATCTGAGCGTTATTTCTGTCTGTCatgtgtcctgctggaagacatTAAAGGACATCACATGCCAGGGATGTAACTGTACATTTATTAATGTTGAAACGTTTTGGTTTGGCATCCACCTGTACCCAACAAATGCAGTGTTGTCAATGTCTAAATTTAGCATGTGTTTATGCATATTGTTTTCTCCCCAaactctttaattatttaatttaaatatgatGTAGTTTGTatagaaatgtgtttttgcaaaaGCATCACTAAAAACTCTGCAGACTTTGACTATATGTGAGGTGTCTGAGCTTTGGATAATTatgctgttttaatttatgAAGTTCCCTTTTATGCCCAGACTGACAAACATTAGTAGTTAATCATAGCAGTTGTTTATTAAAGCAATACATTCTACTAACCACAGGTTAAATGTGGTTTAAGTCATCAGTTTAtctgttatttatttgttctttgttACAACCACCAGGTACCGTCAGCGACATGGAGATGCAGGAGCACTATGATGAATTCTTTGAGGTAACTGATGGGGTCAATATCTTGGCaatgttttagaaaatgaatgaatcaaaAATCCTTCTTCTGAAAGGAACCAAGAGATTTGGCAAGCTTagtcaaacagcagaattaaacaacAGTCAAAACCCAGGAAATCTGGATATTCTCATTCCATCTCCAGGAAGtatctggttctgctgaagaaaagctgaTGCTTTCCTTTAGCAGCTGAGGCATTTAGACCATGCCTCTGTTTTGACAGAGCCATGCTTCCCATTTCCCTCCCTTGTGTACAGTTAGATGCTGCCCTGTCTGGCTGCTCACTGATTGCAGAAATATCCAACATAATGCTGACATAGAGCACTAAACCTcactctatatatatatatttttttctgccatCCCAGGAAGTCTTCACAGAGATGGAAGAAAAGTATGGAGAAGTGGAGGAAATGAACGTGTGTGACAACCTTGGGGACCACCTCGTAGGAAATGTTTACGTGAAGGTGAAAGTTGatctaaaaacaacaaatgttgggtttttttgcACCGCTGGGATGGTTCCTTTGGCTCTTACATGTTTTTTAGTTAATATTTCTCCTGATGACTTCACAGTTCCGTAATGAGGAGGATGCTGAGAAGGCGGTGATAGACCTGAACAACCGCTGGTTTAACGGGCAGCCCATCCATGCGGAGCTCTCTCCTGTCACAGACTTCAGAGAGGCCTGCTGTCGCCAGTATGAGATGGGGTGAGTGCTGCGTGACACCAGAGCTTATAAACTGGTCTGCAGTGTTAGAGGTTTTCCATTTCTTATATTAGTCTCCTGCTCATGTTCCCTGCGCCATGTAGAACAGAAGATTTGGAGGATTTACAACCCGTCAGCCTAAAATACAAGAtcattaacatttttgttaaatcagatgtttgaTAACAGTTAAGAGGTAGATTTGTTGTTGTGTTCAGAATGGGTAGCTGTCTCAGTTCGTGCATGTGGTTGCTTCTATATGCCAAATTAGAGTTAAGTCAAAATAAATGTTCGATCTGGCTTCGGAGCTGATTCAAATCTTTCTAAGTAAACATGTGACCGTCCATGTTACCGTTCTGCAAACTATTGCCCAGTTTTAGTTTGAAAAATCATCTGTGGCTAAGGTTTGCTCTGCAGACAAACCGCTAATGAGTTTAAACTGAACTGTCCTGGCTACAAGCACAGATAGGTGAAGTTTATGATCAATATGTAGAAATAACTCTGAGTATGGCTGTTTACAGTCTCAGAGGAAGGCAAGTCCTGCAAAGGGTGTAGCTTAAGTGAGAGGATGGTGACACCAATAAAGGAAAGCTCTGTTGTTGCAATAAATGCAGTACTCCCagctattttatttactttacttaaaagatttttatcgttcaacataaaaaaatctaCTTACTACCcatcaaaaagacaagatgaAGAGGCTGGTGTCCTGcttgttttacatgtttcccTTGTTCTTCCCTCTGCCCAGGGAATGCACTCGTGGAGGTTTCTGTAACTTCATGCATCTGAAACCCATCTCACGTGAACTCAGGAGAGAGCTCTATGGACGTCGCAGGAAGGGGTAAAAACATCTTAGTTATTAAGACATTGTGTCACACCTTCATGTGAAGTTGTTTTGACAGAGATTATTTCTACTTCTCCTTTACATCTGCAGCCGTCACAGGTCTCGGTCCCGATCCAGAGACCGGGACAGAGGTCGAGGGGGCGGAGGCCGCAACCACGAGAGGCGCCGGTCCAGAGACAGAGAGCGTTCAGGAAGATTCTGAGCATTGACCACTCACCTCTCCATCCCTGAATCCATCActgtgttgattttttttagtttacCCTGCCTCATTTGGATTTACTGCTAGGCAGCAAGTTTTGACGAGTTGTGAAACTAACTTTCACCTCATTAAATTTCAAGTTTCTACTCAAATATCGAATGCAtactgtctcttttttttttactaaactgCTTATTGGTTCTTCTGGTGAAAcaggttttaaattttttcgTCTTGGTTTGTTTCTTTGAGAGTTTGCTGTActgtgttttgtatgttttatggTAAAATTTTACCTTTCTGAGTACCATGAAGTTCAGTAGCTTTATGTGCTGAATATAATGGGATCTTGAGAATAGAACTGGTCTTAAATCATTCAATAAAGAATAATAAccttgaaacaaagaaaaaaaatggtcaCACTTAAATGGAGAACGAGAGGTATATATTGATTAGTATAACCTCTGCCAGTGAGCAAAGATGTGTACTTTAATATAGGTGCATcagaaagttcatttatttcagtaatttcaaAAAATGAAACCATTATATAGTTTCCTTACATGTCGTCAGTGCTGGTTTTTGTCTGGGCCATGTGGGAAGTTGCCCAGGGCGGCATTAGAAATGTGGCGACGCAAGCAGCAGCTAAACAAATAGAACCTTCTCCACTGcggtttgatctgatttctgttGATTTGCTGCATGTACTGTAGATGGGATGTTGGTGCCCCTGTGTGTTGAGTAAGCAACCCTGCATGCTGCTGAGAAAAGGGAGACTACAtactgcactggattttattgggTATTTTGGtaaagtcctgctggaaaacgaaatcatctccataaaactagTCAGCAGaggaaagcatgaagtgctgaAAAGTTTCCAGGTAGACGGCTGCACTGACTTTAGTCTTGatgaaacactggaccagcagcagcagatgacaTTACTCGCCAAGTAATCACCCCAACCAGCTTCGGTTTCGTGTTTcccctcttcctccagactctgagtcGATGTTTTCTAAATGAGATGTGAAATTAGCTTTCTTCTGAAAAGTGGACTTTGGGCCACAGAACAACAGTCCAgacctttttctccttagcccagctTAAGTGCTCCTGAGGTTGCCTCTGGTTTCACAGTGACTAACGCAGTGAATGCAACAGTTGTTGCCCAAGTCCtagatgtgtttgtttgtggttGTTTGAAATTCAGACTGCAGCCAAAAGCCACACCTTGTGAATGTCTTCCAAACTCTTGAATGAGCTTTGCTTCACAACTCTCAAGGCTGTGGCTATTTCTGTTAACCCCCCAcctcacctttttttttttttctaccacgGTTTTTCCCTCCACTCAACCTTCCATTGTTATGCCTCAACACAGCTCTTTgtaaacagccagcttctttaaaaATGACCTTTTGTCACCTTTGTAGAGTTTCAATGAGTGCCTGCTGGACAAGTATATTTGCCATGATTTTGTAGGCTAGGGGTCAAGTCATTTTtgccctcagtccagctaaataaaacttgtttagAGTCGCAAATGTTACATGACAACTTATAATTTATGATGAATATCTACTAGGAAATCTGTGTTCattaagaaaaatatataatttaatttctattttttaaataaagaaaaatatgaaacatttcaaaaatgaggatGGATATGTTTTCTTCTATGGGATGCTATTTGtagaaaattatgtaaaatagaaaaaaacaaaacattttctaatctaATTACCAGAAAAATAGACCTAAAAAATCTGCAGTTATATCTGTAATGAAATATATTATTTGTAGGGCTAAAACTTTTGGATTAATTGTGACTTATCAAGTATTGAAACtcatcaactaatttagtaactAAATAATCGTAACCTAGAGTATACATGCTAttgactgaaagaacaacccactcagagcacattttgcatttaagatgaaaaaccttctttataaatatgctctatccagaactcctcaagtggcatagctttagctttacatggttcaaattctgtaaaaaaatctattaagcaccttttatgtttttaatcgattaattgaaaaaatagtcatcagattaatcgattaacaAAATAATCACTAGCTGCAACCTTAAATAAGCCGTTCATCTTTATTCCTTGATGTTGATGCTGAGAACATAACCTTAAAAAAAGCCTGATTGCTGAATATGTTGATAAGCTCACCTTTTAACATTGTAATTTAAAATCCTTGTAAACATTAAGCATtgttaaaagttagaaactggacTCTAACGAGCTTAGGCTTTATCTTTGTTGATTAACTTTACTGATAAGTGGTTTTTGTAGCAGAGCATTGCTCAATTCTAGTATTGCTTTAATTGTTTTGATCTAATTTAATCCCATGTTTAATTTTTAACCAGTCACATTTAGGGATGGGATAAAATTcctatacaagtccttctcaaaatattagcatattgtgataaagttcattattttccataatgtcatgatgaaaatttaacattcatatattttagattcattgcacactaactgaaatatttcaggtcttttattgtcttaatatggatgattttggcatacagctcatgaaaacccaaaattcctatctcacaaaattagcatatttcatccgaccaataaaagaaaagtgtttttaatacaaaaaacgtcaaccttcaaataatcatgtacagttatgcactcaatacttggtcaggaatcctttgacagaaatgactgcttcaatgcggcgtggcatggaggcaatcagcctgtggcactgctgaggtcttatggaggcccaggatgcttcgatagcggcctttagctcatccagagtgttgggtcttgagtctctcaacgttctcttcacaatatcccacagattctctatggggttcaggtcaggagagttggcaggccaattgagcacagtgataccatggtcagtaaaccatttaccagtggttttggcactgtgagcaggtgccaggtcgtgctgaaaaatgaaatcttcatctccataaagcttttcagcagatggaaccatgaagtgctccaaaatctcctgatagctagctgcattgaccctgcccttgataaaacacagtggaccaacaccagcagctgacacggcaccccagaccatcactgactgtgggtacttgacactggacttctggcattttggcatttccttctccccagtcttcctccagactctggcaccttgatttccgaatgacatgcagaatttgctttcatccgaaaaaagtactttggaccactgagcaacagtccagtgctgcttctctgtagcccaggtcaggcgcttctgccgctgtttctggttcaaaagtggcttgacccggggaatgcggcacctgtagcccatttcctgcacacccctgtgcacggtggctctggatgtttctactccagactcagtccactgcttccgcaggtcccccaaggtctggaatcggcccttctccacaatcttcctcagggtccggtcacctcttctcgttgtgcagcgttttctgccacactttttccttcccacagacttcccactgaggtgccttgatacagcactctgggaacagcctattcgttcagaaatgtctttctatgtcttaccctcttgcttgagggtgtcaatagtggccttctggacagcagtcaggtcggcagtcttacccatgattggggttttgagtgatgaaccaggctgggagttttaaaggcctcaggaatcttttgcaggtgtttagagttaactcgttgattcagatgattaggttcatagctcgtttagagacccttttaatgatatgctaattttgtgagataggaattttgggttttcatgagctgtatgccaaaatcatccgtattaagacaataaaagacctgaaatatttcagttagtgtgcaatgaatctaaaatatatgaatgttaaattttcatcatgacattatggaaaataatgaactttatcacaatatgctaatattttgagaaggacctgtatttacatgCAGCAAGTGTTTGTAGATTGGTTTCATTCTACGTTTGACATAtgcaaatacatttattaagaCAGGACCTGTAATATAATAACCATGGGTCAAAATACCATTGTTTCTCAGTATTTGCAcaaaaattaaagcattttaaggtgatcagattttcttttatttctaacaGAAAAGTAACAATTATTCCTGTTGCTGCTGAAATGATGTAACATATTTCAGTTCTGTTGTCTGTAATATTAATTTACTCTTTAGAGAGTAACACAAGCATAAGAGGTACATGTTGGCTATCTGCTTCAGTTGTTAGGGCATCATTTCAGCCAGCTGATTTGCAGTATGCAGCAACATGTGGTAGAGGGAGAAATGCTGTTTTACTCTGTGATGTTCACAACCCAGGAAGCCTCTTGTAACTCTGATACTTTGTCTTATGAGGGCAACACTTTAACCCTTCTGAAGCTGTAGCTCTGTACAGCCTTGGTGTGCCTTCATACTGGCATCCAGCCCACACCTAGTCACAATAATTCATAATAATAAGTAACATCCTGAACTAGTTGCTTCCTTATGAACTCGTCAATTACTGCATCACTTTCCCAAAGAGGTGCTTTTAGTTTTTGCTGTTTGCATGGCTAAATCCAGGTTCTGTATGACAATATCAAGATCAAGTAAAATCAATGTTGCATGAAAATGGAAATTTAGCAAAGCAATTACATCAGAAGATCCTGTTTGTCAGTTTCTTGGTTGCAGGATCAGTTTAACATGTTTTCCACCAGAAATGAAACAGCTCCATACTTCTATATGGATTGTGATCCATAACCTCTTAACCTCTGGGGGTCTCTGTATTTTGTGCTCTCTTAGACACAAAATATTCTCTTTTAAAGAACGTCACTGTTTATTCCTCAACCTGGCCTACATCCAGTGGCCATGAAATCTTCAAATTTCAACTCCATTGTTAGCAATTATACTCTttctctctttgtgtctctctctttgaaagaagaaaacaaaaaacccacCAAGTCATTTATTTACCACCACATAAATGCATATTGAATTTTGGGTGTTATCATTAGTGTCAAAAACAGACAGCAACAAAAGTGTTTACCATAGAAAAAGAAATGTCaacataaatatacttttatatttttatgaatgCATTTATTAACTTCAGTCCTCACCATAGATAACACATATTCAAGACGTTTCTTGATTTCCATCAATTAAATGCCGGTGTTGGTCAGTAAAGTTACTTTctaagttgtttttgtttcttctcaTATAAACCTGTAGATTTGCAGTACACAAAAATTCTATAGTCTTTGCTTAAAAATTAAAGCATGAAATTCTGTAAGAGATTTAAACAGCAGTAAatggtagtttttttttagaaaaatttgttttattttggagtAAATAGCACAGAACATGTCAAAGGGATGCATTTTGCACGCAGCTTTAAAAGGTATATGAACGTGTTGaagaaaactaaatttaaaaaaattacaattcagcccaaaatacacaataacgCCAGATGGTTTTTGGCTCTGAACCAGGCAAAGATAAAAGGTTTGTCAGTaaagaaagctttaaaaatacACACTTTACatatgttttgaaatattttaggatAAATAAACCTGAGACAGAATGCTTTCAGAATAATAAACCATGCATGGAACGAAAACTAAAACAAGGATATGAGGGATAAACTTGGGAAGATTTGAAATCCTTTGAATCAAAACAGTTGCTTACAGAGTTTTCTTTAGGGTGCAACATGGGTGGAAAAAATGAAGGGGGGAATGGGGTGTCAGGAGCTCCCCGCATCTGAGCAGCAACCAGATTTTCATCTCACTTTATACAATAAGACAAATTAAATCTTTATGCATAATCCAACAATATGCATTAAAATGCTGTTCATTAATGAAGAGTGTAAATTGTTCAAATGCAGAAGGATTGCATCCCCCCGTCAGTGCATCTCAGTGGTTTGGTCCCCAGCATACAGTCCCCAAACCCCCACACATATTGGGTCTGGGAAGGAGTCTCTTT contains the following coding sequences:
- the u2af1 gene encoding splicing factor U2AF 35 kDa subunit; translated protein: MAEYLASIFGTEKDKVNCSFYFKIGACRHGDRCSRLHNKPTFSQTIALLNIYRNPQNSAQSLDGLTCTVSDMEMQEHYDEFFEEVFTEMEEKYGEVEEMNVCDNLGDHLVGNVYVKFRNEEDAEKAVIDLNNRWFNGQPIHAELSPVTDFREACCRQYEMGECTRGGFCNFMHLKPISRELRRELYGRRRKGRHRSRSRSRDRDRGRGGGGRNHERRRSRDRERSGRF